In one window of Paraflavitalea soli DNA:
- a CDS encoding ParB/RepB/Spo0J family partition protein, which translates to MSKEKGNNKELLGKGIRSLLQSIDSDLKNTTGSSLKTQVVEQVTTIQRIPVENIEPNPKQPRRDFDETALNELAASIKLHDLVQPITVSTLANGKYRLISGERRWRASKLAGLADVPAYIRQANDQQLLELALLENLQREDLNAMEIALSYKRMMEELSQTQEQVAERMGKERSTVANYIRLLKLPPDIQVAVRTGVISMGHARAIINVDTVDKQLFIYNEIKSKGLSVRQTEELVRRLYKTPLAVKNSVKASLPPAYKKIEDNLASHFSTKVKLNHNKTGHGSISIEYYSIQDLNKILDAIGVTAN; encoded by the coding sequence ATGTCAAAAGAAAAGGGTAATAATAAAGAGTTATTGGGCAAAGGCATCCGCTCCCTCTTGCAGAGTATTGATTCAGATCTGAAAAATACGACCGGCAGCAGCCTTAAAACCCAGGTGGTAGAACAAGTCACTACCATACAGCGCATACCGGTAGAAAATATAGAACCCAATCCCAAACAACCACGCCGCGACTTTGATGAAACCGCCTTGAATGAACTGGCCGCTTCTATCAAATTGCACGACCTCGTACAGCCCATTACCGTCTCCACCCTTGCCAATGGTAAATACAGGCTCATTTCAGGCGAACGCCGCTGGAGGGCTTCCAAACTGGCTGGCCTTGCAGATGTACCCGCCTATATCCGCCAGGCCAATGACCAGCAATTGCTGGAGCTGGCCTTGTTGGAAAACTTACAGCGCGAAGACCTCAACGCTATGGAAATTGCACTCAGCTACAAGCGCATGATGGAAGAACTGAGCCAAACACAGGAACAGGTAGCAGAGCGTATGGGCAAAGAAAGAAGTACCGTAGCCAACTACATCCGCCTTCTCAAATTACCACCCGATATTCAGGTAGCTGTACGCACCGGTGTTATCAGCATGGGGCATGCCCGCGCTATTATCAACGTAGATACAGTAGACAAACAACTCTTTATTTACAATGAGATCAAAAGTAAAGGTCTTTCTGTAAGACAAACCGAAGAGCTCGTACGCAGACTGTACAAAACACCGCTCGCTGTTAAAAATTCGGTAAAAGCCTCGTTGCCACCTGCTTACAAGAAAATTGAAGATAATTTAGCGTCGCATTTCAGCACCAAAGTAAAACTCAATCACAACAAAACAGGACACGGAAGCATTTCCATTGAGTATTACTCCATCCAGGATCTTAACAAAATATTGGATGCCATTGGTGTTACTGCCAACTAA
- a CDS encoding DUF5683 domain-containing protein, with product MFRVMLVFIVIIMPLLMHAQRRNDSITVSRPVLAINDSTGNIKVERPSKVDTTKVKDSIVKPKHSPRKAALRSAIIPGWGQVYNKKYWKLPLVAAAIGIPAYLVYYNQEWYNRTRYAVKVAAAGNNLPIFLDQVDPQLLPLVKSGSVNSLINYRNEFRRNRDYAILVGLLLWGLNVVDATVDAHLKDFDVSDDLSLRVQPAFLPGNAAGLSLVFTIGNNRPKTISSLR from the coding sequence ATGTTTAGAGTAATGCTCGTTTTCATAGTCATTATCATGCCTCTGTTGATGCACGCACAACGGCGAAATGACTCTATTACCGTTTCCCGGCCTGTTCTGGCTATCAATGATAGCACCGGTAATATCAAAGTAGAACGGCCCTCGAAGGTCGATACCACGAAGGTCAAAGACTCTATTGTAAAACCCAAACACAGTCCGCGTAAAGCAGCCCTCCGCTCTGCCATCATACCCGGCTGGGGGCAGGTATACAATAAAAAATATTGGAAACTGCCCCTGGTTGCCGCAGCCATAGGTATCCCCGCCTACCTGGTTTATTACAACCAGGAATGGTACAACAGGACCCGCTACGCGGTAAAAGTGGCAGCAGCAGGCAATAACCTGCCCATATTCCTCGATCAGGTGGATCCCCAGCTATTACCACTCGTGAAATCAGGTAGCGTCAATTCACTCATCAACTACCGCAATGAGTTTCGCCGCAACCGCGATTATGCCATCCTCGTTGGCTTACTCCTGTGGGGCCTCAATGTTGTAGATGCCACGGTAGATGCCCACCTCAAAGATTTTGATGTAAGCGACGATCTTTCCCTGCGCGTACAACCTGCCTTCCTGCCCGGTAATGCTGCAGGCCTGAGCCTCGTATTCACCATCGGCAATAATCGTCCAAAAACAATATCTTCGCTGCGCTAA
- the dapB gene encoding 4-hydroxy-tetrahydrodipicolinate reductase, giving the protein MKIALIGYGKMGKAIEEIALQRGHEIMLKVGIENLEDNTINNIRKADVAIEFTGPESAFENVVRCMEAGVPVVCGSTGWLARYEEAKNSCLTNKSAFLYASNFSVGVNIFFALNKRLAELMAPHKEYNVALTEIHHTAKLDAPSGTAITLAEQILDKNTQKKQWVNQPSTQAEDLSILSERIDPAPGTHIISYTSPIDDIEIKHTAHNRTGFATGAVLAAEFLHDKKGIFSMSDVLGI; this is encoded by the coding sequence ATGAAAATTGCACTCATCGGTTACGGAAAAATGGGAAAAGCTATTGAAGAAATAGCCCTTCAGCGCGGACACGAAATTATGCTCAAAGTGGGCATCGAGAACCTGGAAGACAATACCATCAATAATATCCGTAAGGCAGATGTGGCAATAGAGTTTACCGGCCCCGAAAGCGCTTTTGAAAATGTAGTACGCTGCATGGAAGCCGGCGTTCCTGTAGTATGCGGATCCACCGGTTGGCTGGCCCGGTATGAAGAAGCCAAAAATAGTTGCCTCACTAATAAAAGCGCCTTCTTATACGCCAGCAACTTTAGCGTAGGCGTAAACATCTTTTTCGCCCTCAACAAACGGCTTGCCGAACTCATGGCCCCGCACAAAGAGTATAACGTAGCCCTTACAGAAATACACCATACCGCTAAACTGGATGCCCCCAGCGGTACCGCCATCACCCTTGCCGAACAGATCCTGGACAAGAATACACAAAAAAAACAATGGGTAAACCAGCCAAGCACCCAGGCCGAAGACCTGTCCATCCTCAGCGAACGAATAGATCCGGCTCCGGGCACGCACATCATTTCCTATACCTCCCCTATAGACGATATCGAGATCAAACACACCGCCCATAACCGAACAGGGTTCGCTACCGGTGCCGTTTTGGCCGCAGAATTCCTCCATGATAAGAAAGGTATTTTTAGTATGAGTGATGTACTCGGAATTTGA
- a CDS encoding response regulator transcription factor, whose product MKKQLEGTAASTPLTFRELEVIRLIEREFSNKQIAGQLGISERTVETHRKNILRKTRTNNVIGLIKYIYEHKLV is encoded by the coding sequence ATGAAAAAGCAGCTAGAGGGTACCGCAGCAAGTACTCCCCTTACCTTTCGTGAACTGGAAGTCATTCGCCTTATCGAACGGGAATTCAGCAACAAACAAATAGCCGGTCAGTTGGGCATCAGCGAACGGACCGTTGAAACCCACCGCAAGAACATCCTTCGCAAAACCAGAACCAACAATGTCATCGGGCTCATTAAATACATCTATGAACATAAACTGGTATAA
- a CDS encoding RrF2 family transcriptional regulator, which yields MLSKKAQYAFKALMYMAEKKDNQPVLIAEIAKKKKIPLKFLENILLELKKAGILESKKGKGGGYFFKVAPKEVSMAKIMRLIDGPIAMLPCVSLYFYERCKNCDEKQCGLHDSMIQVRDATLKLLEKKTVADIAKH from the coding sequence ATGCTTTCTAAAAAGGCCCAATATGCTTTTAAAGCATTGATGTACATGGCTGAAAAAAAAGATAATCAGCCGGTACTCATTGCAGAAATCGCCAAAAAGAAGAAGATTCCATTAAAATTCCTGGAGAATATCCTGCTGGAATTAAAAAAAGCAGGCATACTCGAAAGTAAAAAAGGAAAAGGAGGAGGTTACTTCTTTAAAGTAGCCCCCAAGGAGGTATCCATGGCCAAAATTATGCGGCTGATAGACGGTCCAATTGCCATGCTACCCTGCGTAAGTCTCTATTTCTACGAGCGTTGCAAGAATTGTGATGAAAAACAATGCGGCCTCCATGATTCCATGATCCAGGTACGCGACGCCACCCTTAAGTTATTGGAAAAGAAAACAGTAGCCGATATCGCCAAACATTGA
- a CDS encoding phosphoribosylpyrophosphate synthetase, whose product MHTYDTVTEAVNGLKTRGYSIDFNREYDCLTCQAPLLALQPNEFEITEVHRFEGNSDPADEAVIYAIESKHGEKGILVDGFGPSSDTASEAMIKKLAVRH is encoded by the coding sequence ATGCACACATACGATACGGTAACGGAAGCGGTGAATGGCCTTAAAACAAGGGGCTATAGTATTGATTTTAACCGGGAATATGATTGTCTCACCTGTCAGGCGCCTTTATTGGCGCTTCAGCCCAATGAATTTGAGATCACGGAAGTGCACCGGTTTGAGGGAAATTCTGATCCTGCAGACGAGGCGGTGATCTATGCTATTGAGTCCAAGCATGGGGAAAAAGGCATCCTGGTGGATGGTTTTGGCCCCAGTTCCGATACTGCCAGCGAAGCGATGATCAAAAAGCTGGCAGTACGGCACTAG
- the ahcY gene encoding adenosylhomocysteinase — translation MSTISKNIDFSLPYKVKDISLAEWGRKEIRLAEAEMPGLMSLRAEYGPSQPLKGARIAGCLHMTIQTAVLIETLIALGAEVKWSSCNIFSTQDHAAAAIAAAGIGVYAWKGQTLEEADWCIEQTLFFGAADRPLNMILDDGGDLTNIVFDKYPELVQHIKGLSEETTTGVHRLYERMAKGTLPIPAFNVNDSVTKSKFDNKYGCKESLVDSIRRATDVMLAGKIAVVGSYGDVGKGSAASLAGAGCRVIVTEIDPICALQAAMDGFEVKKMIDAVKEADIVVTASGCRDLITEKHFRAMKDKTIVCNIGHFDIEIDMAWMNTNYGHTKDTIKPQVDIYNVDGKDIIILAEGRLVNLGCGTGHPSFVMSNSFTNQTLAQLELWTNTDKYENKVYVLPKILDEKVARLHLKKIGVELDELTPAQADYLGIPQAGPFKPEHYRY, via the coding sequence ATGTCAACTATCTCAAAAAACATTGATTTCTCCTTACCCTATAAGGTAAAAGATATTAGCCTGGCTGAATGGGGCCGCAAAGAAATTCGCCTGGCAGAAGCAGAAATGCCCGGCTTAATGTCCCTTCGTGCAGAATATGGACCTTCTCAACCCCTGAAAGGTGCCCGTATTGCTGGTTGTTTGCACATGACCATCCAAACTGCCGTACTCATTGAGACCCTGATCGCCCTCGGCGCTGAGGTAAAATGGAGCTCCTGCAATATCTTCTCTACCCAGGACCATGCCGCTGCTGCTATCGCTGCCGCCGGTATCGGTGTTTACGCCTGGAAAGGCCAAACCCTCGAAGAGGCTGATTGGTGTATTGAACAAACCCTGTTTTTTGGCGCAGCCGACCGTCCTCTCAACATGATCCTCGATGACGGTGGCGATTTGACCAACATCGTATTCGACAAATACCCCGAGTTGGTACAACACATTAAAGGTCTCAGCGAAGAAACCACTACCGGCGTTCACCGCTTGTATGAAAGAATGGCGAAAGGCACCCTGCCCATCCCCGCTTTCAACGTAAACGACTCCGTAACCAAGAGCAAATTCGATAACAAATACGGTTGTAAAGAATCCCTCGTAGATTCTATCCGCCGCGCTACCGACGTAATGCTGGCTGGTAAAATAGCCGTTGTAGGTAGCTATGGTGACGTAGGTAAAGGCTCTGCCGCTTCATTGGCAGGCGCCGGTTGCCGCGTGATCGTTACAGAGATCGACCCTATCTGCGCTTTACAGGCAGCTATGGACGGCTTTGAAGTAAAGAAAATGATCGATGCAGTAAAAGAAGCCGACATCGTAGTAACTGCTTCCGGCTGCCGCGACCTGATCACAGAAAAGCACTTCCGTGCAATGAAAGATAAGACCATCGTTTGTAACATCGGCCACTTCGATATCGAGATCGACATGGCTTGGATGAATACCAACTATGGCCACACAAAAGATACCATCAAGCCACAGGTTGATATCTACAATGTAGATGGTAAAGACATCATCATCCTCGCTGAAGGCCGTCTCGTTAACCTCGGTTGCGGTACTGGTCACCCCAGCTTCGTAATGAGTAACTCTTTCACCAACCAAACACTGGCTCAACTGGAACTTTGGACCAACACAGACAAGTACGAGAACAAAGTATATGTACTGCCTAAGATCCTTGATGAAAAAGTGGCCCGTTTACACCTGAAAAAGATCGGTGTGGAACTGGATGAACTGACCCCCGCACAAGCCGATTACCTCGGTATTCCCCAGGCTGGTCCATTCAAACCAGAACATTACAGGTACTAA
- a CDS encoding YdeI/OmpD-associated family protein: MVQFTTTILQFAEQAEKTGWTYILIPPDIAEQLKPGWKKSFRVKGKLDSHPVKAIALLPHGGGSFILPINADMRKGIKKRKGAMLKVQLQEDKMPLQLSPELMECLADEPQALAFFNSLAKSHQGYFSKWIESAKTDATKTKRIAQTVNGLSHKMSYGELIRSLREG; this comes from the coding sequence ATGGTGCAATTCACTACTACCATACTTCAATTTGCCGAACAGGCTGAAAAAACAGGGTGGACCTACATCCTCATTCCACCCGATATAGCAGAACAATTAAAGCCAGGTTGGAAAAAAAGCTTTCGCGTAAAAGGGAAACTCGATAGTCACCCTGTCAAAGCCATTGCTTTACTGCCTCATGGCGGTGGTAGTTTTATTTTGCCTATCAATGCCGACATGCGCAAGGGCATCAAAAAACGCAAAGGGGCCATGCTTAAAGTGCAGCTGCAGGAAGATAAAATGCCCCTGCAATTATCACCTGAATTAATGGAATGCCTGGCCGATGAGCCCCAGGCCCTCGCTTTTTTCAATTCCCTGGCCAAGTCCCACCAGGGCTATTTCAGTAAATGGATTGAAAGTGCTAAAACAGATGCTACCAAAACCAAACGCATTGCCCAAACAGTAAATGGCTTATCACATAAAATGAGCTACGGCGAATTGATCCGCAGCTTGCGGGAGGGATAG
- a CDS encoding winged helix-turn-helix transcriptional regulator has product MAIIGEITEKHRLSSPECKQQMMPVQDALDILHGKWKLLILMSLSTGPMRFKEIQRQVEGITAKMLSKELKDLEINELVQRTVYDTIPVAVEYTRTPYGNSLKKVIDELHAWGVQHRKRVMRRSN; this is encoded by the coding sequence ATGGCTATTATTGGTGAGATTACTGAAAAGCATCGACTTAGCAGTCCCGAGTGCAAACAGCAGATGATGCCGGTGCAGGATGCGCTGGATATACTGCATGGCAAATGGAAATTACTCATCCTGATGTCGTTGTCGACTGGCCCTATGCGCTTTAAGGAAATACAAAGGCAGGTGGAAGGGATCACGGCAAAAATGCTTTCGAAAGAGTTGAAGGATCTTGAGATCAATGAGCTGGTACAACGTACGGTGTATGATACGATCCCGGTAGCTGTGGAATATACCCGCACACCTTATGGCAATAGTCTGAAAAAAGTGATCGATGAATTGCATGCCTGGGGTGTACAGCACAGGAAGCGGGTGATGCGGAGGAGCAATTAA
- a CDS encoding PhoH family protein, protein MTETIISLEAVNPIEFFGVNNGKLDILKKRFPLLKILSRGTQLKLSGLPEQVDNAKEKIDLIVQYLQRNGHMSQNYFEQILGGDDAETVDNFIERNPNDVLVFGPNGKTVRARTINQKKLVHEAEKNDVVFAIGPAGTGKTYTAVALAVRALKNKVVKKIILTRPAVEAGESLGFLPGDLKEKIDPYLRPLYDALDDMIPADKLGYYMSTRVIEIAPLAYMRGRTLDNAFIILDEAQNATDLQIKMFLTRIGANAKAIITGDMTQVDLPKNQRSGLEKAVRILRNIDGIAHIELDEEDVVRHRLVKAIIKAYDRDQKENPPPEYTPGNWRGNRNNKFDEKPHTEG, encoded by the coding sequence TTGACAGAAACTATCATCAGCCTGGAAGCCGTAAACCCTATTGAGTTTTTCGGTGTTAACAACGGTAAATTAGATATCCTCAAAAAGAGATTCCCGCTATTAAAAATTCTTTCCCGCGGTACCCAACTTAAATTAAGCGGCTTACCCGAACAAGTGGACAATGCAAAAGAGAAGATTGACCTCATCGTTCAATACCTCCAGCGCAATGGCCATATGAGCCAGAATTACTTTGAGCAAATACTCGGTGGAGATGATGCGGAAACCGTTGATAATTTTATTGAACGCAATCCCAACGACGTGCTCGTTTTTGGTCCCAACGGGAAAACTGTCCGTGCCCGTACCATCAACCAGAAAAAACTGGTGCACGAAGCAGAGAAAAATGATGTCGTATTCGCCATCGGACCAGCCGGTACCGGTAAAACCTATACCGCAGTAGCACTGGCAGTACGCGCATTGAAAAACAAGGTGGTCAAAAAGATCATCCTCACCCGCCCTGCCGTAGAAGCAGGAGAAAGCCTCGGTTTCCTCCCCGGCGATCTTAAAGAAAAGATCGACCCCTACCTGCGTCCTTTATACGATGCATTGGACGACATGATACCGGCCGATAAACTGGGCTATTACATGAGCACCCGTGTTATTGAGATCGCACCCCTCGCCTACATGCGTGGCCGTACCCTCGATAACGCTTTCATTATCCTGGATGAGGCACAGAATGCTACCGACCTCCAGATCAAAATGTTCCTCACCCGTATAGGCGCCAATGCAAAGGCCATTATCACAGGTGACATGACACAGGTTGACTTACCCAAGAACCAACGCAGCGGCCTCGAAAAAGCCGTACGTATCCTGCGCAATATTGATGGCATTGCCCATATTGAGCTCGATGAGGAAGACGTGGTTCGTCACCGCCTCGTAAAAGCCATCATCAAGGCCTACGACCGCGACCAGAAAGAAAACCCGCCGCCGGAATATACTCCCGGCAACTGGAGGGGCAACCGCAACAATAAATTCGACGAAAAGCCCCATACCGAAGGGTAA
- a CDS encoding nuclear transport factor 2 family protein, with protein sequence MIRYVTIAALVVGLVACSGNSGYQPAEDAQDAGRQFIRASLDGNYEKAKFYLLKDDDNLTLLKKQQSNYQKMSSEDKRSFGDASILPLEIQPLNDSVTNYKYNNSFHPKDTTTIRIVRINNEWLVDLKSVIKM encoded by the coding sequence ATGATTAGATATGTTACAATAGCCGCCCTGGTCGTAGGATTAGTAGCCTGCTCGGGCAATAGCGGTTATCAACCAGCTGAAGACGCCCAGGATGCAGGCCGCCAATTCATACGCGCCTCCCTCGATGGCAACTATGAAAAAGCCAAATTCTACCTCCTGAAAGACGATGATAACCTTACCCTCCTCAAAAAACAACAATCCAATTACCAGAAAATGAGCAGTGAGGACAAACGCTCTTTCGGAGACGCCAGCATCCTTCCCCTGGAAATTCAACCACTTAACGACTCAGTCACCAACTACAAATACAACAACTCTTTCCACCCAAAAGATACCACCACCATCCGCATCGTGCGCATCAACAACGAATGGCTGGTAGACCTCAAATCCGTCATTAAAATGTAG
- a CDS encoding inorganic diphosphatase: MTTTISHPWHGVPYGANAPRIVNAVIEIPQGSRAKYEIDKESGLLKLDRVIYSSFYYPCNYGFIPQTYGDDKDPLDILVITSLPVQALCLMEAKVVGVMQMVDSGDADDKIIAVAANDPGVNHYNNIEELPRHFFEELRHFFEEYKKLENKTVVVEEFGDKSMALKVVQDAIETYREHFSPKLLTK; encoded by the coding sequence ATGACCACAACAATTTCTCATCCCTGGCACGGAGTGCCATATGGCGCCAATGCCCCCCGTATCGTAAATGCAGTGATCGAGATTCCACAGGGCTCGAGAGCCAAGTATGAAATTGACAAGGAAAGCGGCTTGCTCAAACTCGACCGCGTAATATACTCATCCTTCTATTATCCCTGCAACTACGGTTTCATTCCCCAAACCTATGGCGACGATAAGGATCCCCTGGATATCCTCGTCATCACTTCCCTGCCCGTGCAGGCATTATGCCTCATGGAAGCCAAGGTAGTAGGCGTTATGCAGATGGTCGATAGCGGCGATGCCGACGACAAGATCATTGCCGTAGCCGCCAATGACCCCGGTGTCAACCATTACAACAACATTGAGGAACTTCCACGTCACTTCTTTGAGGAACTACGCCACTTCTTTGAAGAATACAAAAAACTCGAAAATAAAACAGTAGTAGTAGAAGAGTTTGGCGACAAATCAATGGCCCTGAAAGTAGTGCAGGATGCCATCGAAACCTATAGAGAACATTTCAGCCCCAAGCTGCTCACAAAATAA
- a CDS encoding C40 family peptidase has protein sequence MPFIICCVPVSPLRAESSHKSEMISQLLLGEGGELLEEAEYFVKLRCLHDGYEGWCQRSQVAIVESLPGYRDNGLYVGDWTDKVLINGVTAWVPMGTPVLAPAQEVIQAGPYKLQYTTGSAWNVAGAVPTAEAIKARAERFLNTPYLWGGRSIFGIDCSGYCQMVFRFFNIPLLRDAYLQATQGESIGFLQEVRCGDLAFFDNAEGRITHVGILLNEQEIIHASGKVRIDKIDNAGIVHTDTGLRTHQLRIIKRYW, from the coding sequence ATGCCCTTTATTATATGCTGTGTTCCTGTAAGTCCTCTGCGGGCGGAATCGAGCCATAAGAGTGAGATGATCAGTCAGCTGTTGTTGGGAGAAGGGGGGGAACTGCTGGAAGAGGCGGAGTATTTTGTGAAGTTGCGTTGCCTGCATGATGGTTATGAAGGCTGGTGTCAGCGTAGCCAGGTGGCTATTGTGGAATCGTTGCCGGGTTATAGGGACAATGGTCTGTATGTGGGCGACTGGACAGATAAAGTGCTGATCAATGGGGTGACTGCCTGGGTGCCAATGGGTACACCGGTGCTGGCACCGGCACAGGAGGTGATACAGGCCGGACCTTACAAACTCCAATATACCACAGGAAGTGCCTGGAATGTGGCAGGTGCGGTACCTACTGCTGAAGCTATTAAAGCCAGGGCTGAACGATTTTTAAATACGCCTTACCTGTGGGGTGGCCGCTCTATTTTTGGCATTGATTGCAGCGGCTATTGCCAGATGGTATTCCGCTTTTTCAATATTCCTTTGCTGCGGGATGCGTACCTGCAGGCCACGCAGGGGGAAAGTATAGGCTTTTTGCAGGAGGTGCGTTGTGGCGACCTGGCTTTTTTTGACAATGCGGAAGGACGGATTACGCATGTGGGCATTCTGCTGAATGAGCAGGAGATCATCCATGCATCGGGAAAAGTGCGGATCGATAAAATAGATAATGCGGGGATTGTGCATACGGATACAGGACTGCGTACGCATCAATTGCGGATCATTAAGCGGTATTGGTGA
- a CDS encoding RNA polymerase sigma factor: MKHDQYAHITDQQLLERFYADHNNYWLGILFQRYTLLLLGVCMKYLKNEEEAKDSVQQIFLKAITELTKYRVDYFKSWFYMVAKNHCLMKIRDNPFRQTEIKEQMAITPEEDNGLRDHLEKDRQLELMEESLRELNNEQKLCVTLFYLEKRSYNEIAEHTGYSLPQVKSYIQNGKRNLKILLDKKLNS; the protein is encoded by the coding sequence GTGAAACATGATCAATATGCACATATAACCGACCAGCAACTGTTGGAGCGCTTTTATGCCGACCATAACAACTATTGGCTGGGGATCCTGTTTCAACGGTATACCCTCCTCCTCCTGGGTGTGTGCATGAAATACCTGAAAAATGAAGAGGAGGCCAAAGACAGTGTTCAGCAGATCTTCCTCAAAGCCATTACCGAACTGACTAAATATCGCGTAGATTACTTCAAATCCTGGTTCTACATGGTGGCAAAAAATCATTGCCTCATGAAAATACGGGATAACCCCTTCCGCCAAACGGAGATCAAAGAACAAATGGCCATTACACCAGAAGAAGATAACGGCCTGAGAGATCACCTGGAAAAAGACCGGCAACTGGAATTAATGGAGGAAAGCCTGCGCGAACTCAACAACGAGCAGAAACTGTGCGTAACTTTGTTTTACCTGGAAAAGCGTTCCTACAACGAAATAGCCGAACATACAGGCTATTCCCTGCCCCAGGTCAAAAGCTATATTCAGAACGGAAAAAGGAACCTTAAAATATTATTGGACAAAAAACTCAATAGTTGA
- a CDS encoding anti-sigma factor — protein sequence MNNDLLNILSNSNKDIDNQKLMDYLAGKLSEQEKNEVERWMADNDFANEAVEGLQDFSSKKDINVYVDQLNKELNQYIRHKKHRRERRKFQEQPWTYLAIFLVLLLIILGYIVVKKLQQ from the coding sequence ATGAACAATGACTTGTTAAACATATTATCAAACAGTAACAAGGATATCGACAACCAGAAGCTGATGGACTACCTGGCAGGCAAACTGTCTGAACAGGAAAAAAATGAAGTCGAGCGCTGGATGGCCGATAATGACTTTGCCAATGAAGCCGTAGAAGGCTTGCAGGACTTTTCCAGCAAGAAAGACATCAACGTCTATGTTGATCAGTTGAACAAAGAGCTGAATCAATACATCAGGCATAAAAAACATCGCCGCGAACGCCGTAAGTTCCAGGAACAACCCTGGACCTACCTCGCCATCTTCCTCGTATTATTACTCATCATCCTGGGCTATATTGTTGTTAAAAAACTTCAACAATAG
- a CDS encoding nucleoside deaminase — protein MTEREHQFMQAAIELARQGMNNGEGGPFGCVIVKDDKIVGQGCNAVTSSNDPTAHAEVMAIRNACQHLQVHQLTGCELYTSCEPCPMCMGAIYWARPDKVFFGGTRFDAADAGFDDSFIYEELTVPMESRKIPILNIGREEAVKLFEEWIEKPDKVKY, from the coding sequence ATGACGGAACGGGAGCATCAATTTATGCAGGCGGCTATTGAGTTGGCACGCCAGGGTATGAATAATGGAGAGGGAGGGCCTTTCGGGTGTGTGATCGTGAAAGATGATAAGATAGTGGGGCAGGGCTGCAATGCGGTAACTTCCAGTAATGATCCTACGGCGCATGCGGAAGTGATGGCGATCCGCAATGCCTGTCAGCACCTGCAGGTGCACCAGCTTACGGGCTGTGAGCTGTATACTTCCTGTGAGCCCTGTCCGATGTGTATGGGGGCTATTTACTGGGCGCGGCCGGATAAAGTATTCTTTGGCGGTACGCGATTTGATGCGGCTGATGCCGGGTTTGATGATTCTTTTATTTATGAAGAGCTTACTGTACCCATGGAAAGCAGGAAGATCCCCATTTTGAATATAGGCAGGGAAGAAGCGGTGAAGTTATTTGAAGAGTGGATAGAGAAGCCGGATAAGGTGAAGTATTGA